One region of Pangasianodon hypophthalmus isolate fPanHyp1 chromosome 15, fPanHyp1.pri, whole genome shotgun sequence genomic DNA includes:
- the havcr2 gene encoding LOW QUALITY PROTEIN: hepatitis A virus cellular receptor 1 homolog (The sequence of the model RefSeq protein was modified relative to this genomic sequence to represent the inferred CDS: deleted 1 base in 1 codon) — translation MLTSVVLITLDILVVLCEGSILTVVGLVGDMVTLPCKYNVSTYGISNVCWGRDQSWFNCEHILIATDGLTVNYRVSYRYSLPSKLQHGDVSLTIKAAQKADTGFYVCRIEIPGLFNDLSYSVYLIITNGLDTFNFTKLFPTSAEKQTKEVTVNSGYSSAVQKTHSENRVETFILTVLRGGAIIFIPGLILALIWKLRRSRKHEDSSEMENTPDATTAAASPLPTCL, via the exons ATGCTGACTTCTGTGGTTCTAATTACATTAGACATCTTGGTTGTAT TGTGTGAAGGATCTATTTTGACGGTGGTAGGACTAGTTGGGGATATGGTTACTTTACCCTGTAAATATAATGTCAGTACTTATGGCATATCAAATGTTTGTTGGGGAAGAGATCAGTCCTGGTTCAACTGTGAACATATACTCATCGCCACTGATGGACTGACGGTAAACTACAGAGTGTCATACAGATACAGTTTACCCAGTAAACTCCAGCATGGGGATGTTTCACTCACTATCAAGGCAGCACAAAAAGCAGACACTGGATTTTACGTATGCCGTATCGAGATTCCAGGACTATTCAATGACCTCAGCTACAGTGTTTACCTAATCATTACAAACG gACTAGACACATTCAACTTCACAAAATTATTCCCAACTTCTGCAGAGAAGCAAACAAAAG AAGTCACTGTCAACTCGGGATACAGTTCAGCTGTACAGAAGACACATTCTGAG AATAGAGTGGAAACCTTTATCCTGACTGTACTGAGAGGGGGAGCCATTATATTCATCCCTGGTTTAATCCTGGCACTTATATGGA AACTGCGACGCTCCAGAAAACATGAAGACAGCAGTGAAATGGAAAATACC CCAGACGCAACCACAGCAGCAGCATCTCCTCTCCCCACATGCCTGTAG
- the havcr1 gene encoding hepatitis A virus cellular receptor 1 → MSWVYSQISSVWLLLCLTVCPCRSITVKGISGQNVTLPCKYDYRYHGKCEICWMRGEIPMSGCGNEIIATDGDEVVRRTSHRYQLDGELQKGDASLTIHSTTQKDSGRYGCRVHVPGLFNDKKIIVDLVIIKEPSTTTEVNSLLPSPPELVTPDPFDPTYTETTNVSSTRHYSNDSTPEANKTGQEPTDDILPVTVVSILLIFLVFGTAIYLIWKKKTRTRESLETNQISNTSAIYSNSDVSFGLNIRSMAVENIYQLDTENEYEQWSR, encoded by the exons ATGAGTTGGGTATATTCTCAGATCTCCTCAGTCTGgctccttctctgtctcacaG TCTGTCCATGCAGGAGCATTACTGTTAAAGGCATCAGTGGTCAGAACGTCACTCTGCCATGCAAGTATGACTATCGTTATCATGGGAAATGCGAGATATGTTGGATGAGGGGGGAAATTCCAATGTCAGGGTGTGGTAATGAAATCATTGCCACTGATGGAGATGAAGTGGTGAGGCGAACGTCACACAGATATCAGCTAGATGGAGAATTACAGAAAGGAGATGCATCTTTGACAATCCACAGCACCACGCAGAAAGACTCTGGAAGATATGGATGCCGTGTGCATGTACCTGGATTGTTCAAtgataaaaaaatcatagtCGACTTAGTCATTATTAAAG aacCTTCAACAACTACTGAAGTAAATTCTTTATTACCAAGTCCCCCAGAGCTGGTAACACCGGATCCATTTGATCCAACGTACACTGAAACGACAAACG TCTCTAGCACAAGGCACTACTCTAACGACTCGACTCCAGAGGCTAATAAAACT GGGCAAGAACCAACAGATGATATACTTCCTGTAACTGTTGTATCGATCCTGCTGATTTTCCTGGTTTTTGGCACTGCCATTTATCTGATAT ggaagaaaaaaacaagaaccagGGAATCTTTAGAAAC AAACCAGATCTCTAACACCTCAGCCATCTACAGCAACTCAGACGTCAGCTTTGGTCTGAACATCAGGTCAATGGCTGTGGAGAACATCTACCAATTAGACACTGAGAATGAATATGAACAATGGTCAAGATAA
- the timd4 gene encoding T-cell immunoglobulin and mucin domain-containing protein 4 yields the protein MPQAAFSAKQCLLKCKTTTHNLVRMATSYSRLTLLLLILVLNLSVAKSSETPFKVTEGSTVILSCHYSVKQHGLSHVCWGRDCGTFWCNDIIVQTDESGVISKVSDRYRLIGDVLSGQMDLGIQRIRRTDSGPYCCRINIDGLFNDKKVTYTLKVMKAATTTAPITTTLHTTEPLQTQTMFPHSDLPGDTESPAFDISGQNLTLQNSNPMSNEAISGITLQINIPVLSLSLSLLLLLLGALALLAFKRGFHMKVIDSGCLSKEPKHIVYEIRTRRPVEENIYILE from the exons ATGCCTCAGGCTGCCTTCAGCGCAAAGCAGTGTTTGCTTAAATGCAAAACTACAACTCATAATCTAGTCCGAATGGCCACCAGTTATAGTCGTTTGACTTTGCTGCTCTTGATTCTTGTTCTCAACCTCTCAG TTGCCAAGTCATCAGAGACACCATTCAAGGTAACCGAGGGCAGCACCGTGATTCTCTCCTGTCATTACTCCGTGAAGCAGCATGGCCTGAGCCACGTCTGCTGGGGTCGAGACTGTGGAACCTTCTGGTGCAATGACATCATCGTTCAGACAGATGAAAGTGGGGTCATCTCAAAGGTCTCTGACAGGTACAGACTCATCGGAGATGTTCTCTCTGGACAAATGGACCTGGGGATCCAGCGGATACGACGGACAGACAGTGGGCCGTACTGCTGCAGGATAAACATAGATGGGCTTTTCAATGACAAGAAGGTGACCTACACTTTAAAGGTCATGAAAG ctgcaacaacaacagcaccaatAACTACTACACTTCATACTACAGAACCACTGCAAACTCAGACGA TGTTTCCTCACTCAGATCTGCCCGGAGACACAGAGTCACCAGCTTTTGACATTTCTGGACAAAACCTCACTCTGCAGAATTCGAATCCTATG TCTAATGAAGCGATATCAGGCATAACACTACAGATCAACATCCCtgtgctgtctctgtctctcagtctgctCTTGCTTCTGTTAGGGGCGTTGGCCCTGTTGGCCTTCAAAC GTGGGTTTCATATGAAGGTCATAGATAGTGGATG TCTGTCAAAAGAGCCAAAGCACATTGTTTACGAAATACGGACCAGAAGACCAGTGGAGgagaatatttatatcctgGAATAG